A DNA window from candidate division WOR-3 bacterium contains the following coding sequences:
- a CDS encoding DUF2281 domain-containing protein — protein MSTLEETVKLMQELPDRLQAEVRDFAEFLATRGGETSAVRDGDWTALSLICAMRGMENEEGPTYSLSDLKETFSRCNPAR, from the coding sequence ATGAGCACACTTGAAGAGACAGTCAAGCTGATGCAGGAACTACCTGACAGGCTCCAGGCTGAGGTGCGGGATTTCGCGGAGTTCCTGGCAACTAGGGGTGGAGAAACGTCCGCCGTGCGGGACGGAGACTGGACCGCCCTCTCGCTGATCTGCGCCATGCGGGGTATGGAAAACGAGGAAGGCCCGACCTACTCGCTGTCCGACTTGAAGGAGACGTTTTCTCGATGCAACCCGGCCAGATAG
- a CDS encoding type II toxin-antitoxin system PemK/MazF family toxin, translated as MQPGQIVLFRFPHTDFEAGKLRPAVVLGKLPGRFGDWLVSMVSSQLHLEVAGFDDVVREDDADYLVSGLKAASLVRVGRLAVAEEGTFIGAIGRVAPERLRRIKRRLAEWLAS; from the coding sequence ATGCAACCCGGCCAGATAGTGCTGTTCCGGTTTCCCCATACCGATTTCGAAGCCGGAAAGCTTCGTCCGGCCGTGGTCCTCGGGAAACTGCCCGGACGATTTGGTGACTGGCTTGTCAGCATGGTCTCCTCGCAGCTTCACCTCGAAGTAGCCGGGTTTGACGACGTAGTCCGAGAGGACGATGCCGACTACCTGGTGAGTGGTCTCAAAGCAGCAAGTCTGGTCCGCGTCGGCAGACTGGCGGTCGCGGAAGAAGGTACGTTCATCGGAGCCATCGGCCGAGTCGCGCCAGAAAGGCTTCGCCGCATCAAGCGCCGCCTGGCCGAATGGCTGGCGAGCTGA